Part of the Mus musculus strain C57BL/6J chromosome 12 genomic patch of type FIX, GRCm38.p6 PATCHES MG3490_PATCH genome is shown below.
CTCCCCACCCCTAGCtgacctcaacacacacacacacacacacacacacacacacacacacacacaccccaccccctcccccgccctcctCCAGATTGTATTTCTAGAGCAAAGATTAGTTAAGTTCCTCCAGGGGCCACCAGATCCCTGCACCAGGAATCCAGGGCTTCTTTACCTCCAGTTTGGGGGAGTGACAGGGGACTGCGGGAGTCTAAGGTAGATGACTTCCAAGGGAGATGACTTGCGACCTGAACTCCTCAGGAAAAGATGGGGTTCAGGGCcaaaagaggaaagaggggaagCAGATGAAAGGACAGGCTAGAAGCCACTAGTTTGGAGACAGGTGGCCCTGGGCAGATCCTCTGTAGGCTGTCCAGGATGGTAGGACCAGAGCTGGAGCCATCCTGCAGCCCCAAGTCAGGATTTATCCTTTTAATGGTTTTTGTAGAAAGCCTGGCAGCTGGGGACCTGGCCATGGCCCCTGGGCTGCAGGACAGTGAAGGTACAAATGAGGGCCCCTTCAGGGCAGTACTAGACATCTGGCTAGGAGGGGTCTCTGAAAGGTTCCTGGCAGCCTAGGGTGAGCTGTGAGCAAAACAGTGCAGGaagtcactgtcactgtcactggaGAGGTAACGTGGGTTCCCAGGacaaggaagagagagcaggggcTGGAAAAGGCCTGCCTGGCCTAGGACTAAGGGGGCATCTATCAAGCAAGGAGCTCAGGGTTGAAGCGTGGGGGAGGCGTTCTGTAAATCAAGAGCAGCTGAATTAGGGTCGTGAGGTTGGGTGAGACTTCAATGGTCCTGGGACATTCTGGTTGCTAAGAGGACTGGGTAAGGCCTTGATGGGGGAGGGTGGGATCTCGGCAGCCTCTACTTGGGTGCCATCCACGCAAGGGAACATATTTGGGGGAGGGAAAGGTCCAAGAGCTGTTTCCACAGAAGCCGAGTTCTATGAGCCCAGTATGGTGCAGACCTGAGTGGGGGAAAGGGTTCCTGGCAAGTGTGGTGGCCATGCCGGGTGGACAGAGAGGCATGCATACCACTTTTCCTAGGGTGGGGAAATAGGGCGGGAGCCAGGAGAGGTTAACCTGCAGCAGAAGGGCCTCACAGACACAAGGACAaaatcacacactcacaccagtgcgtgtgcgcgtgcgcacacacacacacacacacacacacacacacacacacacacacgcacgcacacctGCATATACAGATAATAAGCATAACAGGACATGACTGCACGTGCACGTGCACACAGTGTGCACAGTCTTAGGTACGAGCCCACAGAAGTCAGGGCCCAGGCAAGCCGGTGAGCATCAGCATGGATCATTCACTCACGGCAGGCAGTTCCCGTTAGCCGGGCTGCAGCGCTGGGCAGCCCGCCAGCCACACACAGGTCAGACAGACGCGAGTCACTGCTGGGAAAGAGCCCTGGCAGCCTCCTCCTGCCACTGCATGGGCCACAGCCCTGCCTTGGTGGGACACAAGTCTCACCCTCTCCTTGGAGAAATGTCCTGGATGAAGGACAGACACTGCCTTGTCCCTGGGGATATGGGTCTCTGTGTTCCAGGGTACATCCCTGTGTCTGCTGGGAAGGCTGGGaggtctctgcctgcctgccaatCCAGTGTGTCTGAATCCTGCTTCAGAGTCTGAGAGCAAGGGCCTTGGGAAAAGGTAGGTTTGTATCACCAAAAAGACCTTTGGGTGCAGACCCAGCTGTGTCCCTTGCTCTGGGCAATGTAAAGTGGTCTTAGGGTCCCAGACTCTGTGACATATTTGGATTGTCTAGCATGATCTGCCTGGGGCTGTGGTGGCTCCCATTAGCTTTGTGAGGAAGTATATGTGATCTAAGCTACCCAGGTGCAAACAGGACAGGCCCAATGATGTAATGTCAGGGGCATTGTACTAGGTAAGGGGTACCTGGTGTGCCAGCACCTTCCCACTTGACACTGTCAGTACAGGGGGTAGCATACTTAGGAGAGTTGTGCTTGGTAATGAGGCCCCCTTGAGACACCAGAGGTCCTCTTGAACTTCCTCCACTGGGCCTGTAGACCCTTGACCCAGTGAGAAGGTACCAGAATCTGGACATGTGTGGCcagagtctctgcatctgcctggACGGGGCTTGAGAAAAGGACAAGGCAGCTCACTACCACAACCACTTGCAGCCCCGAGAGTCATTTCAGAGTTGGCTTAGGCCCCAGACCCAGGAtgcaggcagggcaggaacccagggGCTCTCCCTTCTCTTGCCTACTCCCAGACTCAGGGCTTGTTGGCAGATGCATCTCTGCCTGCCAGGAGCCAAGCACTAGAACTTCAGCTTGACTGTCAAGGCAAGGTGAGGACCTAACACGGGGACTCGAGCCGCCGCACTCCTGGAAGATCCCACTTAGGTGAGAGGCCAGACTACAGACAGTGAGAGGACCAGACACTTTGGGGCATCTCCCTAAAGAGCTATCCACCTCGGGGAAGAGccacagacagaaaaacaaaaccatacataCACCACAGGACACCTTGGATCTGTCCCAgtacacacagacaggcacacatacTCCTGTGTATACACTCAGGTGCATGTGTATACAGGTATGTACAGAATACAGGGGGGCTACTGCTCACTCCTGAGCAGTGCTCCTGGGGCCTCACGGGCTGTGCTTCGCTCTCTATGCCTTTGGAAGATCTTGTCCTAGAGGCCAGGCTGCACCTATCTGGGTGGACCAGCCGAGAGTCAGCCTTTGCTCCCAGGGCCCAGTTAGACTTGCCCATCACTGGTAGAATTCAGAGACCGAAACCTAGACCTGGGGTCACAGTGAACAGGAACGGGGGAGgaaggtgtgtgtggtggggaaccTGCTATGTTCCGTCTACTGTCCCTTCCCCCACTCTAAAgcctggccatcttctgctgcagaGCAATGTGCTGCCAGGAGTTCCCGGCACCACactccagccccagcctcctcCCTGTGTTCTCCTCTGGAGACAGATGCCCTGCTGGGGAAAGCTCCTGTGGCCAAGTCTAGCTCAGGAATTGATACCCCCTGCCCAGCATGTGGGGAAATGACCCAACTCACAGCCACAGCCAGTACACAAAGGCTTCTCACCACCACCCCTTCTAAACATCAACTCAGGGGTGCTATGTAGCTCTGTAATACCCCATGAtcttccaccaccaccaaagcTGGACCCTTGGGGGGGGCTGGAGGTCCAGAGGGGGTTGGGCCTGATATGGTTGTGGCTGCCTCGCTCACTGCCACCACCCACCTGCCTGACCCGATGCTCCACTGCCTCTCCCGAAAAGCTGGCCGTGATGCCCAGAGCATCAATGATTGATGCATCCTGCAGCAGCCGCAGCAGCATGGCAAAAATAGTTTTGCTATCATCATGGCCCTGCCCCACCCTAGCCCACAGGCATGCAGGAGGTGGTGGCATCTGTGACCACTCTTCCCACAAGTCACCCTGcctacttcagtccttccctcGCCTGCAGGCTCCAAGCCTGCAGGTCCACAGTGGGAGGCCCTTGCCCAGAGTCCCACCACCCCAGTTCCCTGAACACAGGGGCCCTGCCTCCATCTGCTTCATCTTCCCCAGTGCTGAATATCTGTCTGGTCTGGGCATGGCCCCTAGGTCCTTCCTATCCCTGTGTCCATGTAGCTCAGAACACAGCCGGGATTAGGAAGTAGGGAGTTGGAGGGGCATATTGGGGTGCCCTGCTGCCCCTAAAGGAGTAGACTAAGCAGGCCAACCCGGCACTTGGGCAGCTCCGGACTGGCCCTACGGCCCAGAAACCACAGGTGCAGAGACAGGGATGTGACCCCTGCCACCTCACGGGAAGATCCCTGTGACTTCTAGGACAGCTTCTTCAACCAGTCCTTAGTGTCAGGTGACCTGGGAGCCACCAGGTTGACTGTAGGCTTTGGGCACAGCAGCACCACCCTGGGGCAGAAGAACtcgggggaagagagggagggacaagTGAGGGATTAGAAGTCGGTCAGGGCTCCTTCCCCCAGCACACTGGCTCTGCCCCTTCACGGCCACTCAGGACTCACAGCCCAGCTGCTCACACCCTGACATTAGGCCCCTCTACCCTCTGGCCCACCCTGCTCTACAGATCCAAGTAGAGCCACTGCCTCCTTTGCCCACCTATCTGGGCTGTCTGACCTCCTTCAGTCACTATTAGGCACCAACGTTAAATTTGCCTCTGTCCATTCAGGGCAGCATCTTTTCAGTAAGGTCCCCAGGGTGCACCGAGGTCTATCAGTTTACCATGTTTGCTATGAAAAAATATCACAGACTGGGCTAGAATGACATGCGCTCACTCTGCCTATCCGGGATGCTGGCATGGTTGCTGCCCTGAGTCTTGGGGACACTGCTAGGATCTTCACACACCTCTCTCCACCCGTCTCTCTTGTCTTCCCTCcttctagacagggtctcaccatttagtccaggctagtctcagactcaccatgtagcttaggctggcctctaacttttgatcctcctgcctcatcttttcCAGGGCTGGTGTGCCAGGCctatgccaccatacccagctttctCACCTCTTTAGTTTCATACAGAACACCCCTCCCTTTTTTAAGGTCTCATATTCATGGCTTCTGGATTTTATGACGTGGATATCTTTGGGGACCATCATTCAGCTCAGTGGTCACACAGATCACCCCAACGTGGACTCAGAAGAACTGGAATCGTTCTGGAAGTCTTGCTTCAGAGCTGAAAGCGAGACAGACATGAGGAGACACTAAAGGTGGGAAGACCCGCTGCAGCCCAGTCCTTTGCCACTGTGTGTCCCACTGTGGGCCCAGGCCTCAGTTTTCCTGTCCTTCCAGCTCCCCAGACGTCAAAGTCAGCAAGGGCAGCAGGTGAGGGGAACTGGAGCCTTGGGAACGGACCGAGAGCAGGACCTGCTGGGTCAGAGTGAGGCAAACAAGCCAGTGTCTGTAAACACAGACTGTGTCTGCACCATCCTACCGGGCCACTGGGAAAGCTGGGAATAGCTGCACCAAGCCATGGTCCTGAGCTCTCTGCCCGCAAGCCTCAGTGAACAGTGCCAGGCTCGTCTGCCCAGGGGAATGGGGAAGGCTGTGGTCCAAGATGCAGCGAATGATCTCATCTTGTCACTTTTAAATCAAATTTTCCAGTAGTTCTCCTGAGGAGGCAGGGGATGAGGGACTGCATAATTCATGCAAAGGACAGAGCAGGGCCTAGGGAAGTCCAGGGGGAAATCTGAGTATAGAGGAAGGGGCTGAAGTTGGGTTTAGATGCAGGCCTGACCCACCTCTTTCTCAGGGGAGGTTGTTAATGGCTGCTAGTCTAGGGTGACTTGGATAAAGATGTGACAGGCTGAAGGCTGACTTCATGAAGCTCAGGATGGGGACATATGGAAAGGGCCAAGGATTTCTGTGGCTGGGGCTGGGAGAGGGGCAAGGTTAGTTCATCAGGGCCCTGCAGGGGCCTGTGAGTCTCTGCCTGTCCATGACCAAGACTGACCCTGCTCCGCCTTGGGTCCGGCTGGTGACCCGGCCCAGACTGTGAGCACACGAGGCAGGGCAGTGGCTCTCCTACTCTGCAGGCAGTAGACGCTCATTCTTGCAGAAGGGAATGTGATCTGGAACTGAACTAAATCAGGTAGACAGAGTTTTCCCCATAGCTTCCAGACTTGAGAAAGCATCCAATAGGAGAGCAAGGAACCAGGGCCGGAGGGTGTGGGATGAGGGGCCAGTACCGTGGCAGTGGCCTTACTCCAGGGCCAGGTATGCGACTGCAAGGGACATATCGGACACAGAGGCACTGGGCGCCATAATAAAAAGAGAACTGCTCCCACCGATATTTGTAGGGCGGGGGAGGCAGAAAGACCAGTCACGATAGCAGGCTGGGACCCACTGCAGAGCTGCCAGCATCCTCCAGTCCGCAGCAACATAAGTGGTAGTCGGGAGAGGATGGGCATGGGCGGGGCGCTGTTGGCCACGCCACACGGTGGCGTGCTGACGACACTTAAAGCACGCCGGAAGCCTGCTGGCACGCATCGTTGCCGGGCAACGCGCGGCGCTGGTTGCCGGCTAAGCTGGCTGTAGTATCTCCCCGCCGGGCGCCGGGAGGCGCGTCGCGGCGGCGAAGGTGGGTGCGCGCCTTGCGGGCCTCTGGGAGCTCGGGACCCCCTCCGTCTGCGCCTGGGACCTGGTCCCGGAGCCCGCGAGACTCCCGTCTGGGACGCGATCCCCGAGCTCCCTGCCCTCAGCCTCCGGCCTCGCAGACCGGGTTCTGCAGCTCATCCACCAGGACTTGCGTCTGCCCACAGGCCCTCCTTCGCCTCACTTGTTTGGCCCTAGGATACGCCCCCGTGCCGGACTAGTCATCCGCGAGTGCCAGGAGGGGTCGACTCCACGGAGGCACGTGAACActcccaggaagccctgggcaaCTCCAGCTCAGCCGCTGCATGTTTTTTGAGCAGCTTTCCTTCGGGTCGGCTGGCCTGGCTACACCAAGATGCAAGGCGGgcaggaggtggggagagagtcAGTGAGTGACCTCGCAGAGGAGCCTGGAGAGGGGTCCCCCCACCAGACAGCTAGAGGACAGAGTGGTGATGGTTTGGAACGGAGGCGGATCTGCTGCGACGGTCCCGTGGTTCTGCCGGACACGAACGCTAACAGCTCCAGGCTGGATGAGGGTCTTCCCACCAGCTGTCCACACCCGGGGGAGCTCAGCGGCGGGTGGGGAGAGTTCGAAGGCTTCCGGGAGTCTTCAGCTAAGTCGGAGCAGTTTTCTCAGTCTTTTGAACTCCTGGGGAGAGCCACGGAATGTCAGCCGCTGAGAACCCCTTCAGTCCCCGAAGAGGGCAGTTCTTGCCAGGTGCAGCAGGGTGGACCCTGGGTGACAGGAACTGCTGCTGGCCCATCTTCAGAGGTATTTCCGTGGTTGAGTGGGAAGTATTTTGTCATTAGACTTTGCCCAAGTCTCTGTGCCCTGGGAATGTGGGGGTTTGGCTAGCCTTCTCTTCTCACCTAGTTTGTCTTTTGCTGTGTGGTTGGCTGTCCTCTGCTTAAAAGGAGGACAAGGAAGCTGGGCAccacccgcctttaatcccagcactcaagaggcagaggcaggcgaatctccaagttcgaggccagcctggtctacagagtgagttccaggacagccagggctacacagaggaacctaatcttgaaaaacaaactaaaaagggggggggggggaggacaagGAACAGAGGGCTTGGTCAGGGGACTGACATAGGGTCCCACACAGCCCTGAGAGCTGACCACACCTTTGCCTCCTCCACTGCCTCGGAGCCATTCCCCTCAGTGGCTCACCCCAAACACAGATGAGGATAAATAGAaagaggtgggggcagggtagCCTGCTGTGAGGGCCACTCCTCCTGCAGTCAGCGCTTTAACATTCTTTCTAAAGCGAGCACTTTCTCCACCTTGGTTGAAGTGTTAGAAAATATCTGTGCATGGTGGGAAGTTTACAGAAAACACTGGATGAGTGTAGGAAAGCGTACCCAGCTGAGCTGCAGACCACAGGCACAGGGGACACTCACACAAAACCCAAACGCCTGCcagccccccccccgcctctgCCACCACCTGATTCAGACTGTCAGActgtccaccccaccccacctgactcaCAGCCTTCCACAGTGAAGTCCTGTTTCCCACTGGCGTTCACACagacttctcagcacctcaacaCGGAAACAGGGACAGTGTTCCCCACGTGTCCCCGACAGGGTTTTAGATGTGCGAGCCTGTGGTTTTTCACTGTGTTTTACATAGCCTGGAGATTCTGAGTAGTGGTGTCGTCGGTCGTCAGTGACGGCAACACCAACCGAGCACGCAGCCAGGGACTAAATACACTTATGTTAGAGTGGAGTATTTGGGACAAGGTGACCTAATGTATGTACGTTGCTCCTAACCTTGGGACGTTCCTCCTTTCCAGTCCATTCCCAGCTATGAGAAGGTTTTTAGGCTTGCGTTTCAAGAAGTCGCCGTGGAACAGGCTCCTGAAGACGTTTGCTCCCTGGACCATTTCTTGGAAAGAAGCAATGAAGGGGCTGCATCTGTGCCGAGACTCTGGTAATGAACTTAGCTCGGAACTGCGCCGTGGCGCTGTGGCTGCGTTTCTTGTGTGCTAATGTGGTTTCACAAAGCTTTTTTGGTTGTTCCTAGAGGGTGCAGTGTCCCCGTGGCCACCTGTGGGCCACAGCATTCCAGAGGGACTGGCAGCAGAGATGAATACTGCAGTCGTGCCCCTGGTGTGGCCTCTCAGGGCTGCTGTTAGCGACTTGGCTCAGTGGTCCCTGACACCCTAATGGCCCTCAGCCACAGTCATAGGAAACAGCTCAGGACAGCCACTGACCTTCAGGGTTATCTTGTGTGTGCCTCGGGAGAAAGTCACACGTCGTCGTGTTTGACTGGCCATGGTAGGGACATGCTCTCAGCTGACAGTAGCAATGTTAAGGGCCTGACAAAAGAGATTGTCTTGAGGCACTGAGTGAGCAGAAGGTAGGGTGAGAAGGCTTTCTGTCACCCAGGGCCCAGGGAAAACTGGCTGGTATGCTTCAGGGTCTCTGCACACTCCGAGCAGGCCCGGGCATTTTTAGAACCTTGTCACACTCTGGGCTCTTGTCATATCTATTTTGACCACCATGCAGGGCCAACCCAGAACCTGCCCAGGAGACTCTCCACAGGGGCCCAAAGGCCTTGACCAACAGTGCCTGGCTGTCTGGTGCTCCCATAAAGCATAGCCTATGGGGAGAGCCCCAGCAGGCTAGTCGTGGCTGTGCCGTGGACAAGTTCTTCAGAGGCCCAAGGTGGCCCAGGTGTCAGGCTTGGCAAGGCTAGGCACTGGGACAGGAGGATGGGTATTGCTTTAGGGTGGAACACTCTTGTATGTTCAGAAACACTTGAGTGTTTGGAAAAAGGAGGGAACCCAGCATTTGGCACCCTGCGGCCCACAGTACTCACAGGGCCACGATTCAGGCTCCTCTGTGTGTTTCCTCATTGAGTCATCCTAGCTCGTGAGCATCTAATGTGGGACCGGCACGGCGGTAGGCACTTGCTTGAACCACACCAGTGGATCTGGCCTCCGGCCTTCTCCGAGAAGATACATAGGCAGGGCACATGTGAGAGATAAGAGGAAAGACAGGTTGATAGTGAACGTTGGGTTAACGAGAGCCAGGGCTGGGCTGGAGGGATTGTTTTGGAAGACTTTGAGGCACCCTGTCGTGACTGTATCTTTCTCCCAGTTCTGAATCTAGGAAGCTCTGGAGAGCCCTGCAGAACACCGACACTGCGTCTGCTTCGAGGTGTCTCTGGGGCGAATCTCACTGTCGGGAAAACCTCCTTCCTGTGCTTGGTGTAGACGCTGCTCAGAAGGTAAGGAGGCCTGGGTCGGGTGGCAGCCAGGCTCTGCTTGCTGCAGAGACGCACCAGGCAAAGTAACTGGAGGCGAGAAACGATTTATGTTGGCTCACTTTTTAGCAACTTCAGCCTGTGGTGGGGTTCCATGTTTCTGGGcctgtgctgagatgaaaggtgtcATAGAAAGGAAGTGTCAGAGTGGACAGAAAGCAGAGGAACAGTAACGGGTTGCTGTGACAATAGCAATCAGAGGCAAGCTGTAGCCCTCAAGGACACACCACCCATGCTGCACGTCCTTCAGCCAGAATTAGGCCTAAAACTCCCTTCCCTTGTTAGTAATGCTGGTGGATCATGAGCCCACTGGTGGATTAATGCAGCGAATACCATGCACGAGGAAGGAGCCCTCAGGATCCGATCACTTCTGAAAAGCCATCAGCTGACCACTAGCCCCCACCATGGAAGCCTGTGGGAATCTCTTCCTATTTAAGAAATGGCCACAGAGAGGTAGAGACTGCCCTGTGCCAGCCACACTAGCATGACACACTTGTGACAGGGCAGGGTGATGTCGGACAGAGAGTCTCTGTAGTGGGGATACCTGCCtgctctcagcactgggaagaccATCTTACACAAGCTCTCGGTATCACTCACTTCTCAGAATGAGACTGGAACACGGTGAGACGGCGGTGGGGTGTCCTGCCTCTCTTGAGTAGCATGCTATCCTTAGATGTGTGCAGGACCCCACAGGAGTCTACACCAACAGGCATGAGGGAGGAGACAGGGTGcatgtgggaggagagagggtgCATGTGGGCCAGCGAAAGTGGAAAGAAGGGATGGCTGGGTCACAGAATGCCAGGAAGTGCTACCGTGTGGGTGGAGGAGGATAGGCAGGAGCCCGGGTGCCTGCTCACAGGTAGTGTATGTAGggccagggtggggggggggtgagggcaAGTTCTATATGAATATGTGGCATATGTGGGATTGGGCACGTTTGAGACACCCAAAGCAACGTGATGGGTTGACTTGGTGTTTACCTGAGAGGTCCCTTAGGTGGGGTTCGAAGCCACCAGGTGACCCCCCCTAGACATACAGTGGTCCCAAGAAGAAACCCTGATGCCTGAGGTAGGAGCCAGCCAAGATCAGGGCAGAGCAGCAGGAGAGAAAGGCTTAAGAAGTGGCCAGAGGACAGCGGTAGACAATGGTCAGTGAAGCGTGAGCGTCCACAGGCCATGCTCCTGAGTTTCCAGAGCTGTTCCACCTCAGAGCAAGGCTGTCTGCCAGAAGTCAGGGGGCAAAAGTCTTTTCGTTCTTAAAAATTATGCGAAGCTTTAAATAGGGAAACTTG
Proteins encoded:
- the Clba1 gene encoding uncharacterized protein CLBA1, with translation MQGGQEVGRESVSDLAEEPGEGSPHQTARGQSGDGLERRRICCDGPVVLPDTNANSSRLDEGLPTSCPHPGELSGGWGEFEGFRESSAKSEQFSQSFELLGRATECQPLRTPSVPEEGSSCQVQQGGPWVTGTAAGPSSESIPSYEKVFRLAFQEVAVEQAPEDVCSLDHFLERSNEGAASVPRLCSESRKLWRALQNTDTASASRCLWGESHCRENLLPVLGVDAAQKSPPGGQGHVLEGSDLRKPEELLAVSGFHLHHCKALIQTKLSGTSSSRQGSLITYSLFLKTPLQGNGRYITIPQKKIFTPRNLKMAFFNNDVC